In Halococcus salifodinae DSM 8989, the following are encoded in one genomic region:
- a CDS encoding heavy metal translocating P-type ATPase, with the protein MITNAAGSAGPETRTVKLDVPGMDCPSCAEKIVNSVSKLDGVVTVEPQVMTGTVTIEYLPETVAVDTLIERVQAAGYDVESRDDRETERFDVPAMDCASCAGKIENALDAVAGIRERETLPTTGTVIVTYDPGQTSRTDLVATIESAGYEVEETGPETTEKDLVEESRARDVWLSPRTLKTWIGGGLLLVGLVLEFLLSGLDVTLAAFLGREFGTAELFYLAGAVISGEQILRNGYYSVRTRSLDIDLLMSLGILGAITASLVFGEALYLEAGMLAVLFSVAELMEEYAMDRARSSLRELMDLSPTTATIRRDGEETTVPVEELRVGDRAIVRPGDRIPADGTVVEGESAVNQAPITGESVPVDKTDGDEVYAGTINEEGYLEVEVTAEAEDSTLARIVELVEDAQRDKTDHEQFVDRFAGQYTPVVVTLAVLIAAVPPLLIDGSVSLGIGGQSLVFAGDWATWFKRGLALLVLSCPCALVISTPVSVVSGITSAAKNGVLIKGGKHLESVGTVKAAAFDKTGTLTHGELTVTDVVPAGGESRESVLSVAASLEARSEHPIAEAIVGAADEADVATGDVSAFESLTGKGVRADLDGETYFAGKPALFEELGLSLDTIRVASDGGVAIEDSGSHETAVAGGKTIEELQGDGKTVILVGTEDRIVGVVAVADEVRPEAKRAIERFHDLGVEHVVMLTGDNEVTARAVGETAGVDEVRAELLPEEKAETVAALDEEFGGVMMVGDGVNDAPALATATVGVAMGAAGTDTAVESADVALMGDELSKLPYLYALSGKANGVIRENIWGSIGVKALLAVGVPFGLVNVAVAVVVGDMGMSLGVTTNALRLARINPDRFE; encoded by the coding sequence GTGATTACGAACGCAGCCGGTTCGGCCGGTCCCGAAACCAGAACCGTGAAGCTCGACGTACCGGGGATGGATTGTCCTTCCTGTGCGGAGAAGATCGTCAACAGTGTCTCGAAACTCGACGGCGTCGTCACCGTCGAACCACAGGTGATGACTGGCACCGTCACCATCGAGTATCTTCCCGAGACAGTTGCGGTGGACACGCTGATCGAACGCGTGCAGGCCGCCGGTTACGATGTCGAGTCGCGCGACGATCGGGAGACCGAACGGTTCGACGTGCCCGCGATGGACTGTGCGTCCTGTGCAGGCAAAATCGAGAACGCCCTCGATGCCGTCGCAGGGATTCGGGAACGTGAAACCCTCCCGACGACCGGTACCGTCATCGTCACCTACGATCCCGGTCAGACCTCGCGTACCGACCTCGTCGCCACCATCGAGAGTGCGGGCTACGAGGTAGAGGAGACCGGTCCGGAGACAACGGAGAAAGACCTCGTCGAGGAGAGCCGGGCGCGAGACGTGTGGCTGAGTCCACGCACACTCAAAACGTGGATCGGGGGTGGACTGTTGCTCGTCGGCCTCGTGCTGGAGTTCCTACTGTCGGGACTCGATGTGACGCTCGCCGCGTTCCTCGGGCGTGAGTTCGGCACCGCCGAACTGTTCTACCTCGCTGGTGCGGTGATCAGCGGCGAGCAAATCCTCCGAAACGGGTACTACTCCGTCCGTACGCGCTCGCTGGACATCGACCTCCTGATGAGTCTCGGCATCCTCGGCGCGATCACCGCGAGCCTCGTCTTCGGTGAGGCGCTCTACCTCGAAGCCGGGATGCTAGCCGTGCTGTTCAGCGTCGCCGAGTTGATGGAGGAGTACGCGATGGATCGCGCCCGCTCCTCGCTCCGCGAGTTGATGGACCTCTCGCCGACGACCGCGACCATCCGTAGGGACGGCGAGGAGACGACTGTCCCGGTCGAGGAACTGCGCGTCGGCGATCGCGCCATCGTGCGTCCCGGTGACCGCATCCCCGCCGACGGGACAGTCGTCGAGGGCGAGAGCGCGGTCAATCAGGCTCCGATCACTGGTGAGAGCGTCCCTGTGGACAAGACGGACGGCGACGAGGTCTACGCGGGGACGATCAACGAGGAAGGCTATCTCGAAGTGGAGGTCACGGCGGAAGCCGAAGACAGCACGCTCGCCCGCATTGTCGAACTCGTTGAAGACGCCCAGCGGGACAAGACCGACCACGAGCAGTTCGTCGACCGGTTTGCCGGGCAGTATACTCCGGTGGTCGTCACGCTGGCAGTCCTCATCGCTGCCGTGCCACCGCTCCTCATCGACGGCTCCGTCTCACTCGGCATCGGCGGGCAGTCGCTCGTGTTCGCTGGCGACTGGGCGACGTGGTTCAAGCGCGGACTAGCACTTCTCGTCCTCTCGTGTCCGTGTGCACTGGTCATCAGCACGCCAGTGAGCGTCGTCTCCGGGATCACTAGCGCCGCGAAGAACGGCGTTCTCATCAAAGGCGGGAAGCACCTCGAATCGGTCGGGACGGTGAAAGCCGCCGCGTTCGATAAGACGGGAACGCTCACGCACGGCGAGCTCACCGTTACTGACGTCGTGCCCGCCGGTGGCGAGTCCCGAGAGTCGGTGCTGTCCGTGGCAGCGAGTCTGGAGGCACGCAGCGAACACCCGATCGCGGAAGCGATCGTGGGCGCTGCTGACGAGGCGGACGTCGCGACCGGCGACGTTTCCGCGTTCGAGAGCCTGACCGGGAAGGGCGTCCGGGCTGATCTGGACGGCGAGACGTACTTCGCCGGGAAGCCTGCCCTATTCGAGGAGTTGGGTCTTTCCCTCGACACCATCCGTGTCGCGTCCGATGGTGGCGTCGCGATCGAGGACTCCGGCAGTCACGAGACCGCCGTCGCTGGCGGGAAGACCATCGAAGAGTTGCAGGGCGACGGGAAGACCGTCATCCTCGTCGGTACTGAGGATCGGATCGTCGGCGTCGTCGCGGTGGCCGACGAGGTACGCCCGGAGGCGAAGCGAGCGATCGAGCGGTTCCACGACCTCGGCGTCGAGCACGTAGTGATGCTCACTGGTGACAACGAAGTGACCGCGCGGGCAGTCGGTGAGACGGCGGGCGTCGATGAGGTGCGTGCCGAGCTGTTGCCCGAGGAGAAAGCCGAGACAGTGGCCGCACTGGACGAGGAGTTCGGCGGAGTGATGATGGTCGGCGATGGAGTCAACGACGCGCCGGCGCTTGCGACGGCGACGGTCGGGGTAGCGATGGGTGCGGCGGGGACTGACACGGCAGTCGAGTCGGCAGACGTCGCGCTGATGGGCGACGAGCTATCGAAACTCCCGTATCTATACGCGCTGTCGGGGAAAGCAAACGGCGTCATTCGAGAGAACATCTGGGGGAGTATCGGTGTGAAGGCGCTGTTGGCCGTGGGCGTCCCCTTTGGACTGGTGAACGTCGCAGTCGCCGTCGTCGTCGGTGACATGGGGATGAGCCTCGGCGTGACGACGAATGCGCTTCGACTAGCGAGAATCAACCCCGACCGTTTCGAGTGA
- a CDS encoding transcriptional regulator produces the protein MREADEDATTRQRIAEHLRGETAPPSMLAEEFAITTEAVLEHVEHIAQSLETEDEQLLVAPPECRDCGFSAFDDHANRPSRCPECRSEAIEEPLFRVE, from the coding sequence ATGCGCGAAGCGGACGAGGACGCAACGACGCGACAGCGGATCGCGGAGCACCTCCGCGGCGAGACGGCACCGCCGAGCATGCTGGCCGAGGAGTTCGCGATCACGACCGAGGCGGTGCTGGAGCACGTCGAGCACATCGCCCAGTCGCTCGAAACCGAGGACGAACAGCTCCTCGTTGCCCCGCCGGAGTGTCGCGACTGCGGGTTTTCGGCGTTCGACGACCACGCGAACCGCCCCTCGCGGTGTCCCGAGTGCCGAAGCGAGGCCATCGAGGAGCCGCTCTTCCGGGTCGAGTGA
- a CDS encoding Rieske (2Fe-2S) protein, with product MDAARRIVALDEIAVDDTLLFTIRDGFDREEAILTRLADGVAAYRNHCQHWTDVRLDSGDGAAIRDGELLCQRHGALFEQATGYCTTGPCEGATLDSVDVTVENGAVYLTEPDYEFEKLGPSGEHDLSSRGRIDFSGT from the coding sequence ATGGACGCTGCGCGCCGGATCGTCGCCCTCGACGAGATCGCCGTCGACGACACGCTCCTCTTCACGATTCGCGATGGGTTCGACCGTGAGGAAGCCATCCTGACGAGGCTCGCCGACGGGGTTGCGGCGTATCGGAACCACTGCCAGCACTGGACCGACGTCAGGCTGGATTCGGGCGACGGCGCGGCGATACGTGACGGCGAGCTCCTGTGTCAGCGCCACGGCGCGCTGTTCGAGCAGGCGACGGGCTACTGTACGACCGGTCCCTGTGAGGGTGCGACGCTCGACTCAGTCGACGTCACCGTGGAGAACGGCGCAGTCTACCTCACGGAACCCGACTACGAGTTCGAGAAGCTGGGGCCGTCGGGCGAACACGACCTCTCCTCGCGCGGACGGATCGACTTCTCCGGGACCTGA
- a CDS encoding aminotransferase class IV: MKYHVDGDLVPADEASVSVRDRGFRYGDAAFETLRSYSGSVFEWDAHEARLRRTAEQLGFGDAVPNDLRERVRATLAANDLDEAYVRLSVTRGAGMGRLTPASDVDPTVVIIVEELPRGGLAGESVWDGPATVQTVKTRAVPDAAMPSDAKTHNYLDGILARLELRRAANEEYRADEALVRDGEGNLTEGATSNVFFVDDGTLKTPSTDGPLLPGITRSVVLDLAADEDFSVETGQYTTAAVREADEAFLTNTTWELRPIARADGVAVGGGPMTRLLSRLFDERVEQAHYE, translated from the coding sequence ATGAAGTACCACGTCGACGGCGACCTCGTGCCCGCCGACGAGGCGAGCGTAAGCGTCCGCGATCGGGGGTTTCGCTACGGCGACGCCGCGTTCGAAACCCTTCGATCCTACAGTGGGTCGGTCTTTGAGTGGGATGCCCACGAGGCACGGCTCCGCCGGACCGCCGAACAGCTGGGCTTCGGCGACGCGGTGCCCAACGACCTTCGGGAGCGGGTTCGGGCGACGCTCGCCGCGAACGATCTCGACGAGGCGTACGTTCGGCTGTCGGTGACTCGTGGAGCGGGGATGGGACGGCTCACGCCCGCATCGGACGTCGATCCAACAGTAGTAATCATCGTCGAGGAGCTCCCCCGGGGCGGTCTCGCGGGCGAATCGGTGTGGGACGGTCCAGCGACGGTCCAGACCGTCAAAACCCGCGCGGTGCCGGACGCGGCGATGCCGAGCGACGCCAAGACCCACAACTACCTCGACGGAATCCTCGCACGGCTCGAACTCCGGCGGGCGGCGAACGAGGAGTATCGTGCGGACGAGGCCCTGGTGCGCGACGGCGAGGGAAACCTCACGGAGGGCGCGACGAGCAACGTCTTCTTCGTCGACGACGGGACGCTCAAGACGCCAAGCACCGACGGGCCGCTGCTCCCCGGGATCACGCGGTCGGTCGTGCTCGATCTCGCCGCCGACGAGGATTTTTCCGTCGAAACCGGTCAGTACACGACTGCCGCCGTTCGCGAGGCCGACGAGGCGTTTCTCACCAACACGACGTGGGAACTCCGGCCGATCGCGCGCGCCGACGGGGTCGCGGTCGGCGGCGGACCGATGACGCGACTGCTCTCGCGGCTGTTCGACGAGCGAGTCGAGCAAGCGCATTACGAGTGA
- a CDS encoding helix-hairpin-helix domain-containing protein, giving the protein MTLLDTIKSMLGIDGRDSGDDRSSDERGGMTVEREPDERDSETAPETGSEDAVKGTDTSDTGSGADEPAAAGTDATGSTESIVDEDAEGGAEPGEVTGPTTDDAEPSEPAGETTPTENVDEDETAVDDAGDAVDTADESAAAGTDAAGSTGSITEETNDSISAAEDAEAAGPTDEEPGDTAGHDVDVLKGIGPSYAEQLESVGVETVADLADADSETLADETDISASRLDRWTERAKARQQ; this is encoded by the coding sequence ATGACGCTGCTGGATACCATCAAGTCGATGCTCGGGATCGACGGCCGGGATTCGGGCGACGACCGATCGAGCGACGAACGCGGCGGTATGACGGTCGAACGCGAACCGGACGAACGTGATTCGGAGACAGCCCCGGAGACGGGCTCGGAGGACGCGGTCAAGGGAACAGACACGAGCGATACCGGCAGCGGGGCGGACGAGCCCGCCGCTGCGGGGACCGACGCCACGGGATCGACCGAATCGATTGTCGACGAGGATGCGGAAGGTGGGGCGGAGCCGGGCGAAGTGACCGGGCCGACGACCGACGACGCCGAGCCGTCCGAGCCCGCAGGCGAAACCACCCCGACCGAAAATGTCGACGAGGACGAAACCGCCGTCGACGACGCGGGCGATGCGGTCGACACCGCCGACGAGAGCGCTGCCGCCGGGACCGACGCCGCGGGCTCGACCGGCTCGATCACCGAGGAGACGAACGACTCGATCTCGGCGGCCGAAGACGCCGAGGCCGCGGGGCCGACCGACGAGGAGCCGGGCGATACCGCCGGACACGACGTGGACGTGCTCAAGGGCATCGGACCGTCCTACGCCGAACAGCTCGAATCCGTCGGCGTCGAGACCGTCGCCGACCTCGCTGACGCCGACTCGGAGACTCTCGCCGACGAGACCGACATCTCCGCGAGCCGGCTCGATCGCTGGACCGAGCGCGCGAAGGCTCGTCAGCAGTAG
- a CDS encoding shikimate dehydrogenase encodes MQVFGLVGNPVSHSLSPPMHEAAYDECGIDARYVTFEPAPDDLEAAIEGARALGIEGLNVTIPFKQDALDHVDPDDLATRIGAVNTIDFGGPDDRASMPTGHNTDAEGVGRAFDYHGVALNGRAVVVGAGGAGRAAAFALADAGMSVAIANRTVERADALAAEVDGASGHGLAPLERLVADADVVVNATSVGMEANETPIPAEALHADLAVLDAVYSPIETRLLRDAATVGATTIDGGWMLLYQGVAAFERWIGQDAPIDVMNEALRARI; translated from the coding sequence ATGCAGGTGTTCGGGCTGGTCGGCAATCCCGTCTCCCACTCGCTGTCGCCACCGATGCACGAGGCGGCCTACGACGAGTGCGGGATCGACGCACGGTACGTCACGTTCGAGCCCGCTCCCGACGATCTCGAAGCGGCCATCGAGGGCGCACGAGCGCTCGGGATCGAGGGGCTGAACGTCACGATCCCGTTCAAGCAGGACGCTCTCGATCACGTCGATCCCGACGACCTCGCGACGCGGATCGGTGCGGTCAACACCATCGATTTCGGCGGTCCCGACGACCGAGCGTCGATGCCGACGGGTCACAACACCGACGCCGAGGGCGTCGGACGGGCGTTCGACTATCACGGCGTGGCGCTCAACGGACGAGCGGTCGTCGTCGGAGCGGGCGGGGCAGGCCGTGCAGCGGCGTTCGCGCTCGCCGATGCGGGGATGTCGGTCGCCATCGCCAACCGCACCGTGGAACGTGCAGACGCACTCGCGGCAGAAGTCGATGGCGCGAGCGGGCACGGACTCGCGCCGCTCGAACGGCTCGTCGCCGACGCCGACGTGGTGGTGAACGCCACGAGCGTCGGAATGGAGGCGAACGAAACGCCGATCCCTGCCGAGGCGCTTCACGCCGATCTCGCCGTCCTCGATGCGGTGTACTCGCCGATCGAGACTCGACTGCTCCGAGACGCTGCGACGGTTGGCGCGACCACCATCGACGGCGGGTGGATGCTGCTGTATCAGGGCGTCGCGGCGTTCGAGCGGTGGATCGGCCAGGATGCGCCGATCGACGTGATGAACGAAGCGCTTCGGGCACGTATTTAA
- a CDS encoding sodium/calcium exchanger membrane subunit, translated as MLDRFRHPLAAVAAALLLTVPFVATFVSYGGYMTIHPGENIAPGTAVVVAGLAVLGAAFLLAWGAETAEKDVPRAFAIAVLAVLAVAPEYAVDALYAWNAGAFEGTAQGMANANLAVANMTGANRILIGLGWAGIALFTVYRARNADDPAVDHRSGFLKSAVTLDRDLALEISFLLAATLFAFLVPLSGTTFSGGGPIGGIGLLDTLVLVGLYVLYIAIIIRGDVEEGEEHVGVPAYLQSWSKGPRIASVLALFTYSGVLIFIAVEPFAVGLEQLGLQYGIPEFFMIQWLAPLASESPELIVVAYLVNKARSTAGFNALISSKLNQWTLLIGTLAVVYSIAAGHLGGLPFDEKQVAEIWITAAQSLFAIALLTNFEISMREAIGLLVLFVSQVGIEFAIIQTVAEPQATTLSINILYVYTAIYLVLGAWLFYTRRDALADLLGRTTTIAREAVGSGSTQPERAD; from the coding sequence ATGCTCGACCGTTTTCGCCATCCACTTGCTGCCGTCGCCGCGGCGCTGTTGCTGACGGTGCCGTTCGTGGCGACGTTCGTCTCCTACGGCGGATACATGACCATCCACCCGGGCGAGAACATCGCCCCGGGAACGGCGGTCGTCGTCGCCGGACTGGCCGTTCTCGGGGCCGCCTTCCTGCTCGCGTGGGGAGCCGAGACCGCAGAGAAGGACGTGCCGCGCGCGTTCGCCATCGCGGTGCTGGCAGTGCTCGCCGTCGCGCCGGAGTACGCCGTCGACGCGCTCTATGCGTGGAACGCCGGTGCGTTCGAGGGGACCGCACAGGGCATGGCCAACGCCAACCTCGCGGTCGCCAATATGACCGGCGCGAACCGCATTCTCATCGGTCTCGGCTGGGCCGGTATCGCCCTTTTTACCGTGTATCGGGCGCGAAACGCCGACGATCCCGCGGTCGATCACCGTTCGGGGTTCCTGAAAAGCGCCGTCACGCTCGATCGTGACCTCGCGCTCGAAATCTCCTTCCTGCTCGCGGCGACCCTCTTTGCCTTCCTCGTTCCGCTGAGCGGAACGACGTTCAGCGGCGGCGGCCCGATCGGCGGTATCGGGTTGCTCGATACGCTCGTCCTCGTCGGGCTCTACGTCCTCTATATCGCCATCATCATCCGCGGCGACGTCGAAGAGGGCGAAGAACACGTCGGCGTGCCCGCCTATCTCCAGTCGTGGTCGAAGGGACCGCGCATCGCCAGCGTTCTCGCGCTCTTCACCTACTCGGGTGTCCTGATCTTCATCGCCGTCGAACCGTTCGCCGTCGGTCTCGAACAGCTGGGTCTCCAGTACGGCATCCCCGAGTTCTTCATGATTCAGTGGCTCGCGCCGCTCGCGAGCGAGAGCCCGGAGCTCATCGTCGTCGCCTACCTCGTGAACAAGGCGCGCTCGACCGCGGGGTTCAACGCGCTCATCTCCTCGAAACTCAACCAGTGGACCCTGCTCATCGGTACGCTCGCGGTGGTCTATTCCATCGCGGCCGGCCACCTCGGGGGGCTGCCGTTCGACGAGAAGCAGGTCGCCGAAATCTGGATCACCGCTGCCCAGAGTCTCTTCGCGATCGCGCTTCTGACCAATTTCGAGATCAGCATGCGCGAGGCGATCGGTCTACTCGTCCTGTTCGTCTCGCAGGTCGGTATCGAGTTCGCCATCATTCAGACGGTGGCCGAACCGCAGGCGACCACGCTGAGCATCAACATCCTCTACGTCTATACGGCGATATATCTCGTTCTCGGCGCGTGGCTGTTCTACACCCGCCGCGACGCGCTGGCCGACCTCCTCGGACGGACGACCACGATCGCTCGGGAGGCCGTCGGATCGGGAAGCACCCAGCCGGAACGGGCCGACTGA